The Lactobacillus sp. CBA3605 genome contains a region encoding:
- a CDS encoding phosphohydrolase, producing the protein MIVEQINPLVVCGVIGDETTLVVTKCLTGPFTNRYDLPTAAITTHATLNETVNQITLTETGLRTTIERQLGTVQFTLPDLDSTTDQRHIISTFYLLETVGGTLMTKRPAFTAALSAGAARIPLTQLNWANSSPMVMQAKRFLVAGAFPVADQQIAKYDIPATPQFVVE; encoded by the coding sequence ATGATAGTCGAACAAATTAATCCGTTAGTCGTTTGTGGCGTCATTGGTGATGAGACCACTTTAGTCGTAACCAAATGTCTAACGGGACCATTTACCAATCGTTATGATTTACCGACGGCGGCCATTACGACCCATGCCACTTTGAATGAAACTGTTAATCAAATTACCTTGACGGAAACGGGATTACGCACCACGATTGAGCGCCAATTAGGGACGGTTCAGTTTACGTTACCAGATTTAGATTCCACTACTGACCAACGTCATATTATTAGTACCTTTTACTTGTTGGAAACTGTTGGGGGCACGTTAATGACGAAGCGGCCAGCTTTTACGGCCGCTTTATCGGCCGGAGCCGCGCGAATCCCCTTAACGCAATTAAATTGGGCGAATAGTTCACCGATGGTGATGCAAGCGAAGCGTTTTTTGGTAGCGGGCGCATTTCCAGTTGCCGACCAGCAAATTGCCAAATATGACATTCCAGCCACGCCGCAGTTTGTCGTGGAGTGA
- a CDS encoding LVIS_2131 family protein yields the protein MTSAWNWIGIIAWIIVLALIVWVFHNIRVRRIKMIVARQHTFEWNNLLITIGELIVSFGLLIGMGYASFNNHVSLNDQKTVKVTYSYEPLVLRVGTKGSYYVAVDRGTTKKPVHIYNYWVKNAKYTVSSNKATVISSLKQVKIADAGIPWSHQALVKQDQRHEKAYVVKMTAMYQPTFWNGLGVRVGHQAMSRWLIRVPAQSFINTTDIQAE from the coding sequence ATGACTTCTGCATGGAATTGGATTGGAATCATTGCTTGGATTATTGTTTTGGCGTTAATCGTGTGGGTATTTCATAATATCCGCGTTCGTCGCATTAAAATGATTGTGGCGCGTCAGCATACGTTTGAGTGGAATAATTTATTGATTACGATTGGTGAATTGATTGTCAGTTTTGGCTTACTAATCGGGATGGGCTATGCATCTTTTAATAATCATGTTAGTTTAAATGATCAAAAGACCGTTAAAGTAACTTATAGTTATGAGCCATTGGTTTTACGTGTCGGGACTAAGGGCTCATATTACGTAGCCGTTGACCGGGGCACAACGAAAAAACCCGTGCATATTTATAATTACTGGGTTAAAAATGCGAAATATACCGTTTCTAGTAATAAAGCAACGGTGATTAGTAGTTTGAAACAAGTTAAAATTGCGGATGCTGGCATTCCGTGGTCTCACCAAGCCTTGGTTAAGCAAGATCAGCGACATGAAAAGGCGTACGTGGTGAAGATGACGGCCATGTATCAACCCACTTTTTGGAATGGGTTGGGCGTCCGGGTTGGACATCAAGCGATGAGTCGTTGGTTAATTCGGGTGCCAGCGCAGTCCTTTATTAATACGACCGATATTCAAGCTGAATAA